The Macaca fascicularis isolate 582-1 chromosome 11, T2T-MFA8v1.1 genome includes a region encoding these proteins:
- the ZNF140 gene encoding zinc finger protein 140 isoform X4 produces the protein MERILSQGPVYSNFKGGWKCKDHTEMLQENKGCIRKVTVSHQEALAQHMNISTVERPYGCHECGKTFGRRFSLVLHQRTHTGEKPYACKECGKTFSQISNLVKHQMIHTGKKPHECKDCNKTFSYLSFLIEHQRTHTGEKPYECTECGKAFSRASNLTRHQRIHIGKKQYICRKCGKAFSSGSELIRHQITHTGEKPYECIECGKAFRRFSHLTRHQSIHTTKTPYECNECRKAFRCHSFLTKHQRIHAGEKLYECDECGKVFTWHASLIQHTKIHTGEKPYACAECDKAFSRSFSLILHQRTHTGEKPYVCKVCNKSFSWSSNLAKHQRTHTLDNPYEYENSFNYHSFLTEHQ, from the coding sequence ATGGAAAGAATTCTAAGTCAAGGCCCTGTGTATTCCAATTTTAAAGGAGGCTGGAAATGCAAGGATCATACAGAGATGCTGCAAGAAAATAAGGGATGTATTAGGAAAGTAACAGTCTCTCATCAAGAAGCCCTGGCTCAACATATGAATATCAGTACTGTGGAGAGGCCCTATGGATGCCATGAGTGTGGAAAAACTTTTGGTCGACGCTTTTCCCTGGTGTTACACCAGAggactcatactggagagaaaccatatgCATGTAAGGAATGTGGCAAAACCTTTAGCCAGATTTCAAACCTTGTGAAACATCAAATGATACATACTGGAAAGAAACCCCATGAGTGTAAGGATTGTAATAAAACATTCAGTTAcctttcatttcttattgaaCACCAGAGAACGCACACTGGggagaaaccttatgaatgtacTGAGTGTGGAAAGGCCTTTAGCCGTGCCTCCAACCTCACTcgacatcagagaattcacataGGAAAGAAACAATATATATGTAGGAAATGTGGGAAAGCATTTAGCAGTGGCTCAGAACTCATTCGCCACCAGATTAcacatactggagagaaaccttatgaatgcATTGAATGTGGGAAGGCATTTCGCCGTTTCTCACACCTTACTCGACATCAAAGCATCCATACAACCAAAACCCCatatgaatgtaatgaatgtaGGAAAGCTTTCCGTTGTCATTCATTCCTTACtaaacatcagagaattcatgCTGGAGAAAAGCTCTATGAATGTGATGAATGTGGCAAAGTTTTCACTTGGCATGCATCCCTTATTCAACATACGAagattcatactggagagaaaccctatgcaTGTGCCGaatgtgataaagccttcagcCGGAGCTTTTCCCTCATTCTACATCAGagaactcatactggagagaaaccctatgtaTGTAAGGTATGCAACAAATCCTTCAGCTGGAGCTCAAATCTCGCTAAACATCAGAGAACACACACTCTTGACAACCCCTATGAATATGAAAATTCATTTAATTACCACTCATTCCTTACTGAACACCAGTGA